A single genomic interval of Oryza sativa Japonica Group chromosome 7, ASM3414082v1 harbors:
- the LOC4343282 gene encoding uncharacterized protein isoform X1, with protein MGDWYDKLSQSFRDTAKEVLAKADIDPNVRCFTRRQMKRITNNYSTTLGRGGFSVVYKGMLDDGHSVAVKQYNWRTQKKEFTKEVIIQSQCSHRNIVRLLGCCVEADAPMLVTEFVPNGNLSELLHGNIGQLPVSLETRFQIALDVAEAVVYMHYSQNHPILHGDIKPSNILLGDKYVAKLCDFGISRLLCMDNDEYTGFVIGSMGYMDPVYRETGRLSPKCDVYSFGVVLLELITRSKGIDDQNRSLARVFAHSSIDERYKLFDNEIVTNENVDFIQEMANLALDCLKSEIEDRPQMKEVLEHLYSLKRKMLEQERKIAELMEERRIAELTERRTVAFREIKAILQDIGFERLVTKEKIDSIVGNPKQVSTSEAFSGKSSVLIQRAIGKICMGHLKNIRFIVIKMSVEADEIWKEMFLYEMIKQSRIEHCNVAKLFGCCLDHVDAPVLVYKYGDIGLHDALFGNAWQQFDCPFACEIRLEIAVGAAEGLAHLHSLNVVHGDVRTANVVLDVYSKSKLEMPGITAFMAKIAGYGTQRLLSLDKAKHEIFLTENIHYKDPHFLKTGLMAKEYDVYGFGVVLVELFAQNMVQMHDVNMVLKELDGIPARCHHLKEIKKLASWCLASKVTERPAMDKVVRCLRAVLTNLQNLHDPCNCKSMYNKSAMQSEQITSAKSASS; from the coding sequence ATGGGAGATTGGTATGATAAACTTTCACAATCTTTTAGGGATACTGCGAAGGAAGTATTGGCAAAAGCGGATATTGATCCAAATGTTAGGTGCTTCACAAGAAGACAGATGAAACGCATCACAAATAACTACAGCACTACCTTGGGAAGAGGAGGGTTTTCTGTGGTGTACAAGGGTATGCTCGACGATGGCCATTCAGTGGCAGTGAAACAATATAATTGGAGAACACAGAAAAAGGAGTTCACAAAAGAAGTGATCATACAGTCCCAGTGTAGTCATAGGAACATTGTTAGATTATTGGGTTGTTGTGTGGAGGCAGATGCTCCAATGCTGGTGACTGAGTTTGTCCCGAATGGAAACCTTTCTGAACTTCTGCATGGGAACATTGGTCAGCTTCCTGTCTCATTAGAGACACGCTTCCAGATTGCATTGGATGTAGCAGAAGCAGTTGTATATATGCATTACTCTCAAAATCATCCAATCCTTCATGGAGACATCAAACCATCAAACATACTTCTAGGCGACAAGTATGTGGCGAAGCTATGTGACTTTGGAATATCTAGGCTTCTCTGCATGGACAATGATGAATACACGGGGTTTGTTATAGGAAGTATGGGATACATGGATCCAGTGTACCGTGAGACTGGACGACTAAGCCCAAAATGTGATGTCTACAGTTTTGGGGTTGTTCTGTTGGAACTCATCACCAGAAGCAAAGGGATTGATGATCAGAACAGAAGTCTAGCTAGAGTTTTTGCTCACTCTAGTATAGATGAAAGATATAAACTATTTGACAACGAAATTGTAACCAACGAGAATGTGGACTTCATACAGGAAATGGCAAACCTTGCACTTGATTGTTTGAAGTCTGAAATAGAAGATCGGCCTCAAATGAAAGAAGTCTTGGAACATCTTTATAGTCTCAAAAGGAAAATGTTGGAACAGGAGAGGAAGATTGCAGAGTTGATGGAAGAGAGAAGGATTGCAGAGTTGACAGAGCGAAGAACTGTGGCATTTAGGGAAATCAAGGCCATATTGCAAGATATTGGTTTTGAAAGACTCGtcacaaaagaaaaaatagattCCATCGTAGGCAACCCGAAACAGGTATCAACCTCAGAGGCATTTTCAGGAAAAAGTAGTGTTCTCATTCAGCGTGCCATTGGCAAGATTTGCATGGGACATTTGAAAAACATTCGATTTATCGTGATAAAGATGTCTGTTGAGGCTGATGAGATTTGGAAAGAGATGTTTCTTTATGAGATGATCAAGCAATCTAGAATTGAGCATTGCAATGTCGCCAAGCTTTTTGGCTGCTGCCTAGATCATGTGGATGCCCCAGTATTAGTTTATAAGTATGGTGACATAGGCTTGCATGATGCTCTTTTCGGTAACGCGTGGCAGCAGTTTGATTGTCCTTTCGCTTGCGAAATACGTCTAGAGATTGCAGTTGGTGCTGCAGAAGGCCTTGCTCACCTGCACTCACTTAATGTGGTTCACGGCGATGTCAGAACTGCCAATGTAGTACTGGATGTTTATTCTAAATCTAAGCTCGAAATGCCTGGGATAACTGCATTTATGGCAAAGATTGCAGGTTATGGAACACAAAGGCTCCTTTCCTTGGATAAGGCCAAGCATGAAATATTTCTAACAGAGAACATCCATTACAAGGATCCACACTTCCTCAAGACTGGGCTCATGGCTAAGGAATATGATGTATATGGTTTTGGCGTGGTTCTTGTGGAGCTCTTCGCACAGAACATGGTGCAAATGCATGACGTaaacatggtgctcaaagaACTTGATGGCATTCCTGCTAGATGCCATCATCTtaaggaaattaagaaacttgCTTCTTGGTGTCTTGCATCCAAGGTGACGGAGAGGCCAGCAATGGACAAGGTAGTACGATGCCTTCGAGCTGTCTTGACAAACCTGCAAAATCTTCATGATCCCTGCAACTGCAAGTCAATGTATAATAAGTCTGCGATGCAGTCCGAGCAAATTACCAGTGCCAAGTCTGCCAGTAGCTGA
- the LOC4343282 gene encoding wall-associated receptor kinase-like 10 isoform X2, whose amino-acid sequence MKRITNNYSTTLGRGGFSVVYKGMLDDGHSVAVKQYNWRTQKKEFTKEVIIQSQCSHRNIVRLLGCCVEADAPMLVTEFVPNGNLSELLHGNIGQLPVSLETRFQIALDVAEAVVYMHYSQNHPILHGDIKPSNILLGDKYVAKLCDFGISRLLCMDNDEYTGFVIGSMGYMDPVYRETGRLSPKCDVYSFGVVLLELITRSKGIDDQNRSLARVFAHSSIDERYKLFDNEIVTNENVDFIQEMANLALDCLKSEIEDRPQMKEVLEHLYSLKRKMLEQERKIAELMEERRIAELTERRTVAFREIKAILQDIGFERLVTKEKIDSIVGNPKQVSTSEAFSGKSSVLIQRAIGKICMGHLKNIRFIVIKMSVEADEIWKEMFLYEMIKQSRIEHCNVAKLFGCCLDHVDAPVLVYKYGDIGLHDALFGNAWQQFDCPFACEIRLEIAVGAAEGLAHLHSLNVVHGDVRTANVVLDVYSKSKLEMPGITAFMAKIAGYGTQRLLSLDKAKHEIFLTENIHYKDPHFLKTGLMAKEYDVYGFGVVLVELFAQNMVQMHDVNMVLKELDGIPARCHHLKEIKKLASWCLASKVTERPAMDKVVRCLRAVLTNLQNLHDPCNCKSMYNKSAMQSEQITSAKSASS is encoded by the coding sequence ATGAAACGCATCACAAATAACTACAGCACTACCTTGGGAAGAGGAGGGTTTTCTGTGGTGTACAAGGGTATGCTCGACGATGGCCATTCAGTGGCAGTGAAACAATATAATTGGAGAACACAGAAAAAGGAGTTCACAAAAGAAGTGATCATACAGTCCCAGTGTAGTCATAGGAACATTGTTAGATTATTGGGTTGTTGTGTGGAGGCAGATGCTCCAATGCTGGTGACTGAGTTTGTCCCGAATGGAAACCTTTCTGAACTTCTGCATGGGAACATTGGTCAGCTTCCTGTCTCATTAGAGACACGCTTCCAGATTGCATTGGATGTAGCAGAAGCAGTTGTATATATGCATTACTCTCAAAATCATCCAATCCTTCATGGAGACATCAAACCATCAAACATACTTCTAGGCGACAAGTATGTGGCGAAGCTATGTGACTTTGGAATATCTAGGCTTCTCTGCATGGACAATGATGAATACACGGGGTTTGTTATAGGAAGTATGGGATACATGGATCCAGTGTACCGTGAGACTGGACGACTAAGCCCAAAATGTGATGTCTACAGTTTTGGGGTTGTTCTGTTGGAACTCATCACCAGAAGCAAAGGGATTGATGATCAGAACAGAAGTCTAGCTAGAGTTTTTGCTCACTCTAGTATAGATGAAAGATATAAACTATTTGACAACGAAATTGTAACCAACGAGAATGTGGACTTCATACAGGAAATGGCAAACCTTGCACTTGATTGTTTGAAGTCTGAAATAGAAGATCGGCCTCAAATGAAAGAAGTCTTGGAACATCTTTATAGTCTCAAAAGGAAAATGTTGGAACAGGAGAGGAAGATTGCAGAGTTGATGGAAGAGAGAAGGATTGCAGAGTTGACAGAGCGAAGAACTGTGGCATTTAGGGAAATCAAGGCCATATTGCAAGATATTGGTTTTGAAAGACTCGtcacaaaagaaaaaatagattCCATCGTAGGCAACCCGAAACAGGTATCAACCTCAGAGGCATTTTCAGGAAAAAGTAGTGTTCTCATTCAGCGTGCCATTGGCAAGATTTGCATGGGACATTTGAAAAACATTCGATTTATCGTGATAAAGATGTCTGTTGAGGCTGATGAGATTTGGAAAGAGATGTTTCTTTATGAGATGATCAAGCAATCTAGAATTGAGCATTGCAATGTCGCCAAGCTTTTTGGCTGCTGCCTAGATCATGTGGATGCCCCAGTATTAGTTTATAAGTATGGTGACATAGGCTTGCATGATGCTCTTTTCGGTAACGCGTGGCAGCAGTTTGATTGTCCTTTCGCTTGCGAAATACGTCTAGAGATTGCAGTTGGTGCTGCAGAAGGCCTTGCTCACCTGCACTCACTTAATGTGGTTCACGGCGATGTCAGAACTGCCAATGTAGTACTGGATGTTTATTCTAAATCTAAGCTCGAAATGCCTGGGATAACTGCATTTATGGCAAAGATTGCAGGTTATGGAACACAAAGGCTCCTTTCCTTGGATAAGGCCAAGCATGAAATATTTCTAACAGAGAACATCCATTACAAGGATCCACACTTCCTCAAGACTGGGCTCATGGCTAAGGAATATGATGTATATGGTTTTGGCGTGGTTCTTGTGGAGCTCTTCGCACAGAACATGGTGCAAATGCATGACGTaaacatggtgctcaaagaACTTGATGGCATTCCTGCTAGATGCCATCATCTtaaggaaattaagaaacttgCTTCTTGGTGTCTTGCATCCAAGGTGACGGAGAGGCCAGCAATGGACAAGGTAGTACGATGCCTTCGAGCTGTCTTGACAAACCTGCAAAATCTTCATGATCCCTGCAACTGCAAGTCAATGTATAATAAGTCTGCGATGCAGTCCGAGCAAATTACCAGTGCCAAGTCTGCCAGTAGCTGA